The DNA region CTAGAGAAGATGCTGGGCTGGCTGCGGCCCGGTGGCTTCCTTTTCTTCAGAGAGTCCTGCAACCACCGGTCAGGTACAGCGCCAACAATGACACTTTCAcatctcttttttattctaataaTGATTTAAACGTTGAATTGAAATAAGAGCAGTTTTGTAGTTAAGATTCAGTTTCTGCTCTTAACATGCTCAGCAACGGCAGCCAATATCTTTCTCTTAACAAATATGATACGGAGAAGGATTCGTTTTAACTTGTAACTTTCTGCCAAGGTGACTCCAAGAGGGACTTCAACCCCACCTGCTACCGCACCGACAAACAATACAGCCACATGGTGTCATCAGTACAAGCGGCGGGGTCACAGGGGGGCCAAACGTTCGGTTTTGACATTGTGTTGAAAAGGAAAGTTCAGGCCTATATTGAGGTAGAGTCATTTATGTCTTCTTTGAGTATAAAACAGAAGGACATAACTGTGCTTCTGGAGATAAGAGCATGTGTGGTTAACACTCTCTGCTCCACGCACCCATCTCCATCCTGTCTGTcatgtcctcttcctcctccttttctagATGAAAAACAACCCAAATCAGATCTGCTGGATGCTGGAGAAGGTTCCTCGCTCCTCCAACTCCCAGAACGGTTTCGACACCTTCCAGCAGTTCCTGGACAACCAGCAGTACACCAGCCGTGGTATCCTGCGCTACGAGAAGATGTTCGGGGCTGGCTACGTCAGCACAGGCGGGCCCAGCACCACCAAGGTAAGAATAAAGAAGAAATTGGCTGGAAGCAATCAATAGGTGCTTCATGGAAAGGGTACGACAAGAATTGTAATCACGTCACATCACACAGATGTCAGCTTGTCCAGTATTTCAgtttatgattttaatgaaaTTAACAAATGAACCTTTTTTGTGGTGACAGGAGTTTGTGGACCTGCTGAACCTGAAGCCAGGACAGAAGGTGCTGGATGTTGGCTGTGGCATTGGTGGAGGAGACTTCTACATGGCAAAGGTAAGAGCCATTCGGCATAGTTAGCATAATGATGACAGAGGGATTTCTAATGATTTAAAGGACTCTAATGATGCAGGTGATTCTGCAACATTTCAGACCTTTGGAGTGGATGTGCTTGGCCTGGACCTGTCAGACAACATGGTGGACATCGCCATGGAGAGAGCGCTCACTGAGAAGGTGCAATCGGTATGTCTAAATGTCCCCTCTTCGTATTGAATCTCACACCACAGATACTGGCTTAAAAACATCAGTCATGACATGTGCTCTACCTCAGGTCCAGTTTGAGGTGGCTGATGCCACCAAGAGGATATTCCCTGAAGCTTCCTTCGATGTGAtctacagcagagacacaatcCTGCACATAGATGACAAATTGGCCCTCTTCAAGCGCTTCCATGTGAGCATTTTCTCATACTTAGCATTAGCACATAGCATTAAGTCtgcaattttcatttcattgatttaAATCTCTCTTTGAATTTGTAGGTTGCAAtacaaaacacatacaaaatCAAGGAACTATTTTTTGCGTCATATACTTATTTCTCTGGGGAATTAGTTTCTCTTATGTGATTTTATCCAGTCTAACTTAACTGActtctgcttttattcattCTCCTTCTTCATCTTTGTGTCTAGTCATGGTTAAAGCCAGGTGGCCAGTTGCTTATCAGTGACTACTGCTGTGGGGAGAAGCCCTGGACACCAGTGTTTGAAGCCTACGTCAAACAGAGAGGCTACATCCTTTATACACCCTCACAGTATGGCAAGGTAAACGTACA from Chaetodon trifascialis isolate fChaTrf1 chromosome 5, fChaTrf1.hap1, whole genome shotgun sequence includes:
- the pmt gene encoding phosphoethanolamine methyltransferase; protein product: MTEFWKEHSKAATVEEMMLDSRAKELTQQELPEILSMLPCLTGYRVLELGAGIGRYTSHLLTKASHVTAVDFMESFVERNRRDNGHHNNATFIQADVTKLDVPENSIDFIFSNWLLMYLSDEELQSFLEKMLGWLRPGGFLFFRESCNHRSGDSKRDFNPTCYRTDKQYSHMVSSVQAAGSQGGQTFGFDIVLKRKVQAYIEMKNNPNQICWMLEKVPRSSNSQNGFDTFQQFLDNQQYTSRGILRYEKMFGAGYVSTGGPSTTKEFVDLLNLKPGQKVLDVGCGIGGGDFYMAKTFGVDVLGLDLSDNMVDIAMERALTEKVQSVQFEVADATKRIFPEASFDVIYSRDTILHIDDKLALFKRFHSWLKPGGQLLISDYCCGEKPWTPVFEAYVKQRGYILYTPSQYGKFLEEAGFCNVRAEDRTAQFIQVIETELQRAEAIKDEFIEEFSEEDYFAIVNGWREKLGRSNSGDQRWGLFYATRN